From the Posidoniimonas polymericola genome, the window GCATCACAGTCGTCGACGTAGAGATGAATCGCGACACTTGTAGCGTCAAGTCGCGTTGGGCTTGGCGTGCCTCCATGTTCCGGGAGTTCTTCGCTGAGGAAGAAGCGAGCGTTGCCAATGCGAAATTCGCAATGCATCACACGCCCGTCGGGCATGTTGAGCTGAATGTATGGGGCAACGCCAAACACATCGGCGTAAAACGCGACTGCCTTTGCGGCATCGGTGATGCTGAGGTATGGGATGAGTTCGCTGGGTGTCGGTGATGGCATATGGTTGATCTAGTCGCGAAGTTTGAAGTAATTTCGTGTTAGTGGCAGAACGTAAAAGTTGAGCAGCTCGCAGCCAACAGACTCACCATACCGCAGGACGCTATCGCAAGTCTGCTCCAACGCTTGGTTAGGCCTCTCCTCCCGCGGCCATTGCATAGCTACCGACTGCTTGGATTCTCCCAGCCAGGATTCCGACCAGTTCGAAAAAGGCAGTCACTGGAGCGCTGCCAAAATCAACAGAAAACTCGATCCTGTCTCCTCGCTGCGTTGGTTCGGTAACGGAGTGGATGATTCCAGTCCAAGGCCCTTGAGGGCCAAGAGGGGGGCTTTCGTCCGAGATCCACCGCTCAGCCCAGGAGATTACGGACGCTTCCGGGAACTCCTCCATATCGCAGCGGAATTCGACACCATTCCAGACAATGGGTGCATCGATTGGGAGTCCCGGTAGCTTTGCGTCAATTGGGTCGACGTTGATCTCGATCACCTTCGTCTGTCCGTCAGGCAGTTTTTCGAGGCAATCCACCACGATCAGGCGATAGACGGAATGACGGCGCACTGCGGACGTAACGTCCAGGCAGAGTTCCGTGAATACGTTGCGTCCCGCACGCTGGTAGGAGCGTATGGCTTCGCCGTAACGTTGAAGGTAGTTGTCTCGAACCGAATCGATCCCGCCGCACTCAGTTGTCATTTTCGCGCAACACAAAGGGTGAGGAGCACGCAGCCGACAGAGTCACGATACCGCAGGACGCTACCACGCCACGTTTTGGCGAAACGCCAACACGGCTCTGGCTCTGGCTCTGGCTCTGGCTCTGGCTCTGGCTCTGGCTCTGGCTCTGGCTCTGGCTCTGGCTCTGGCTCTGGTATTCATGGCCTAACTTGTTATTAGACAGAAACTTCTTCAGTATGCCCGGCATATTGAAGGAGACCTTCAGTAAGCAGGCTGCCTTTCCAGCGGGCTGCCGCGGGCCTTCTCAAGCTACCTGCTTTTCGACCGCGTTGGCACGCTCCTACGGCAATCGGGCAGGCATCTAGCGCGCTGAGGTTGTCACGACCTTGGCGAGAATAAGGACCGTCCAACCTGCACCGGCTTCATCGTCCTGTGCAAGTTGGCAATGCGACCCTACTGCCGGCTAAACAACGCCCGCCGCAGTTCCTCCTCGAACGTGTGGCTCGTGTCGAGCACCGAGCGGAAGTCTTCTTTGCCGAGCGTGTAGTAGACGGCGTCCTCGCGGGTGACGATCGTGGCGTTGCGGGGCTCGTCGGTGATCAGGGCGGTCTCGCCGAAGTAGTCGCCCTCGCCCAGGTTGGCGACCGTCCGCTCGCCCTGCGCGTCGCGCACCACGACGTCGGCCTTGCCGGAGCGGATCAGGTAGAACAGCTCGCCCGGGTCGCCCTGGCGGATGACGGTCTCGCCGGCGGGCGACTCCTGCACCTGCATCTTGTCGGCCACCTGCAGCATGGTCGACGGGGTGAGCGTCTGGAACAGCGTGATATTGCGGAGGAAGCCGCAGCGTTCCTCGGCCTCGCTGACCGACACGTCCGACGAGATGCGGCCGTCGACCATGTTCACGATCCGGTCCGCGACGTCCAGGATGCGGTTGTCGTGCGTCACCATGATGATGGTGCACGGGTGGTCTTCTTGGCGGGTCAGCTCCTGGAACAGCGTGACTACCTCGCGTCCGCTGGTCGCGTCGAGCGCCGCGGTCGGCTCGTCGGCCAGCACCAGCCGCGGCCCGTGCACCAGCCCGCGGGCGATCGCGACCCGCTGCTTCTGGCCGCCGGAGAGCTGCTTTGGCTTCTTGTGGATGTGCTTGCCGAGGCCGAGCCGCGTCAGCAGGTACTTGATCCGCTCGTCGGCCTGCTTGCGGTCCATGCCGGCGAGCTCGGCCGCCATGTTGACGTTCTCGTACGCCGTGAGCGACTCGAACAGGTTGTGCGCCTGGAAGATAAAGCCCATCTGTAGGCGGAGCTGCGTGATCAGCGTGTTGCTGGCATTCAGCAGCTCCTTATCGAGCACCACGAGGCTCCCCTCCATCACGGTCCGCAGCGTGCCGATCAGGGTCAAGAGCGTGGTTTTACCCGAGCCGGACGGGCCGGTCATGATGACGATCTCACCGGGCCAGACCTCGAGGTTGTTCTGGTGCAGGGCCTGCTTGCGGAGCTCGCCCGAGCCGAAGAAGTGGTTCAGCTCGCGCACGGCGACCGTCGGCCTGCCGGTCTGGCCGTAGGCGGTGTGGAGGCCGGATTGGTCGGTCTCGGTGATCATCTAGGTTTGATTATCGCAAGCTTGAAGGCTGGGGATGGCCACGAAAAGGCACGAGAAGACACAAAAACTGGTTCGGGGCGACGCCGCTCACAAGTGGCATGAAGCAAATCCCCCTCCCTTTTAGGGAGGGGTTAGGGGAGGGTGTCGATTCTGCTCCGCTGTGCAACTCATCCTGTGACAGTTAGACCCTCCCCCCGGCCCCTCCCCGGAAGGGAGGGGAGTAGACGGCGCGGCCTTCGGCGTTGGGTTGATGATACGGACGCTCACAGCGACGAAGCCTCTAGAACAAACTTGCCGGGTCGGCGGTCAGCAGCTTGCGGACCGCCAGCAGCCCCGACGCGACGCACATTATCACGGTAATCACAAACACGAACAGCAGGGTCGACAGCGTCATCTGCATCAACAGCCCGGTCTGGTCTGCCAGCCAGTGGTACAGGCCCGTGCTGAGCACCGCGCCCGGCAGGAAGCCGAACACGGCGAGCCAGACCGCCTCGACCACAATCAGGCCGACAAAGTACGACCGCTGGTAGCCCATCGCTTTTAAGGTGGCGAATTCGGGCATGTGGTCGGAGATCCCGCTGAAGATCACCTGGTAGCAGATCACCACGCCGACCACGAAGCCGATCACCTTGCCGGCCGAGAACACCGCGCCGATCGGCGTGGTGCTCCGCCAGAACTTCATTTCTTTTTCGCGGAAGCCCTCGCGGGTGTAGACGCTGACCTGCTCGCCGAGCATCGCGGCCAGCGCGTCACGGGCCTCTTCGGGGTTGGCGCCCTCGGCCAGGTCGACGATCCCGAGGTCAACGACGCTCAGCGGGTCGCCACCGGGGACGCGGTGCGGGAAGAGCTTGGCGAAGGTCGCGGTGCTCATGATCAGGTTGCCCTCGTTGACGAAGTCGGTCCCCAGCTCGAACGTGCCAACAAGATTGAGCCGCTGGTCGCTGACCTCGACATTGGCCTCGGCCAGCAGGGCGTCGTCGTCGGTTGGGACGGCGAATTTGGTCGGCTTGCTCTGCCGGTCGACAATCGCCGTAAACGGGCCCCGCAGACGCGGCAGGCTCTCGGCGAGCCCATCCATTTGGAAGACGGGCGTGCCGAGCTCGATCGCCATCGAGCGGATCTGGTGCCCCTTACTCGACGCGCGGCTGCCGAAGTTCTTGAAGACCGAGGTCGTAAGCTCGCTGTACAGCGGGTAGGCCCCGGTGACGCCGGGCAGCGACCGCGCCTGCAGCAGCCGCTGCACCGGGAAGCGGGTCTCGGCGGCGATGGCGAACCGGTCGCGGCTGGTGATAAACAGGTCGCCACCCAGCGCGTCGACCAGCCGCACCTGGCTGTCATACAGCGCGTTCTGGAAGCCGACCTGCACAAACATCAGCAGCACGGCGAACCCGATGCCCGCGATCGCCGTGGCGAGCCGCCGGCGGTCGTGCATCAGGTTCTTCCAGGCTAGCGGGGTCTTGTACACAGGCCGTAAGAGGGGTCGTGACGTGTTTCTGGGTAGTTTGACGGCCAGGAAAAGGCACAAAAAGTATTTGCTGCTTCGGGGCCGTTTTCAGCCGCAGGGCGTTAGCACCCGGTTAGTTGATGTTCAGCTCTGCAGTTGTACTGCGTTCGGGTGTCAGCGGTGGTTTGGTCGTTCAACCGGGGGCTAACGCCCCGCGGCTAATGGCTTTCGTGGCAATTGGAAACTTAAAACAACTCGGCCGGGTCGGCCTTGAACAACTTCTGCAGCGCGAACACGCCCGACGCGACGCACATTCCGACCGACAGGCCGAGCACGCCGAGCATGATGCCGGGCGTCATCACCATTGGGATGCCGGCGTAGCCACCCACCAATGCGTAGAGCTGCCAGCAGAGCAGCAGGGCGGGGGCGAACCCGACCAGCGCCAGCAGCACCGACTGCTGCAGGATTACCGTGCAGAGGTAGCGGTTGCTGTAGCCCATGGCCTTGAGCGTGGCGTACTCGCTCATCAGGTTGGCGATGTCGTTCGACAGCACCTGGTAGACGATCGCCACGCCGACCAGCACCGCGACCACCACCAGGAACGTGAAGATCAGCCCGAACGGCGTCTGCACCATCCAGCGTTCTTCTTCGTGCGCCCGGACCTCGTCGCGGGTGAGCACCTCGACGTCCTCGCCGGCGAAGAGCGTCTGCAATTCGTCACGCACCCGCAGCGGGTCGGCGCCCTCGGCGAGTGAGAGCAGCCCGAGCGTGATGTCCTCTCGGTCCTGCCACGGGTTGGCCCGCAGGTAGCCGTCGAGACTCGCCATGCACGCGCCGTTGCTGGCCATGCCAGTGCCGAGCTCGAACAGCCCAATCACCCGCACGGTTTGAGCGCCGAGTGCCGTGACCGTGCCGACGTCCTCCTCGCTGAACCGCTTGCCGTCCTTGGGGCCGTACTCCTGCTTGCTCTTGGAGTCGACCAGCACGAACTCCTCGCTGGTCAGCCTGGCGGCCGCTGCGCGGAGGTCGGGCCGCGAGAACGGCGGGTCGGCCGGCTCGACGCCCATCGTGATGATGCTGCGGCCCATGCCGGGGACGTTCTGCAGGTCGCCCGGCTGGTAGGCCGATTCGCTCGGCGCCTGCCAGACGCTCAGCCCGATGTAGAACGGCCGCGCCCGCCGCACCTGCGGCAGCGAGGCCGCCTGGTGGAGCCGCGCGCGGGGGAAGTCCCGGGCCTCGGTCAGGTGGAGGTAGGCCGGCGAGCGGAGCATCAGGTCGAACTCGACCGCGTCGTAGATCTGCGTGGCGGTCTTTTCGATGGCGCCCTTGAAGCCGAGCTGCATGAACATCAGCATCGCCGCGAACCCCACGCCGGCCATGCCGACCGCGGTCCGCACCCGGTTCTGCAGCAGGTTCTTCCAGGCGAGCTGTTGGTTGAGCATGGGGAGCGAATGGGGCGATTTCGAAAGGACGCGTTTAACAGTATCTGCGTCCTACCGGGCGCCGTCGAGGCAGATCGGCGTCGCGGCGCGTTAATCTGCTATTGTAGTTCCGCGAACGCCGGTCGTAGGGGCCGTGTCGGCCGCCTGCTGCGGCGTGCTGGTTCGATCGGATTGCGGGTTGCTGTTATCATAACGGCAATCCCGGCCCCGCTCCTCACCCGACGCCGCCATGACCGAATCCGATTGGACCGCCTCTGAATGGCCCTCGTCTGCAGCGGCCGAAGCCGCCCCGCCCGGCGACGCCATGGAAGAATCCCCGGGCGGTTTCCGCGTCAGCCTGAAGTGGTGGCTGATCTCGCTGGTGGTGCTGGGCGCCGGCATGGGGCTGATGGGGCGGCTGTGGATGTACGACCACTACGTGTTCCTCGGCGTGTTAGCGATGGGGTCGCTCGTCGCGCCGCTGCTGATTGCGCTGGCAACTTACGCCGTGCTGGCTTGGCGGCGTCGGACGCGGCAGCAGCGTTGGGGTTGGCTTGCGGGGCTCATCGCCGTGACCGTGCTAATACCAGTGGTGGGCCTGTCATCGGTTGTCGCCCTTGAGTGGTTCATCGACAACCGGCCCTCGCCCTACCTGGCGTCTAGCACCGGCTACCTGGTGCACACCGAGCTGCCCAAGGATCTCGACTACAACTCCGACGTCTGGGACGAGCTAGAGCGCCGGGCGGCGTCGGACCAGCTCACGCCCGAGCAGGCGGATCACGTGGCCTCGTTGTTCCTCGACCACATCCAGGACGAGAACAGCGGCTGGGACGAGACCGTGAGCTACCAGTCGGGGTTCTTCGCGACTTCGCTTAAGAGGCGCCTGGTGCAGAAGCCGGTGGTGCTGTCGATCTGCGACGAGTACTACGGCCAGACCCCAACGATCCGGCTCGCCAAGCCGGTCGACCTGAATGCGAGGCGAGTCCGGTTCACGATCGACTTGGGGAACGAACTCGGCGAGATGACCGGCGCCCCGTTCGACCTGGCCATCAACCTGCTGGAGGTCCGCGTGAACGGCGCGGCGACCCCTTTTGAGGCCGAAGCCGCCCTGGCCGACGAGTACTCGAGCGCCGCCTCGCGGCGGGTCTACGCCTGCGAGCTGCCGCCGGGAACCGAGGCGGTCGAGCTCGCGGCCGACCTGGACCTCGCGTACGTGGAGTCGCTGTGGGACGTCAACGACTACGGCGGCCCAACGCTTGGATCGCTCACGCACCAGGCGCCGCCGGAGGTCCACCGCCGCTGGCGGGCGACCGTCACGAAGGAGTTCGGAAAGGTCGCAGCGCTAGAACGCGAGGCCCTCGCGCTGGTCACCGACGCCGCGCGGGACCCGGGCGTGGGCGAGGTGCTGCAGGTCTCATCGGTGCGGGTCTGGCGGGCGGAGGACGAGCGTCGACGTGTCGAGTTGCTCGGCTGCTGGTCGCCCTGGATGTCGGGGTGCTTCGGCGACGAGACCCCGATGATTCCCTGCGCCTTCACGGTCGAGATGAAGATCGACGAGCAGTCGATCCCGCTTGGCAAGGGGATCGCTCACACTATGAAGGACGAAGACTACGAGTCGGCGCCGTTCCTGCTGACCGCGGAGCTCGACTCGCTGCCAGCGGAGGTCAACAAGGTCGATCTGGTGCTGACCCCGGCCCCTGAGTTATTCGAGGCCGACGCCGAAGTCACCGAGATCTGGGGCCAGACCGAGACCTTCTCATCCGTGCCGCTGACGCGGCTTGACCTCGCCGAGATCGACGAAACGAAAACCGGCGAATCCGAGGAGTCGGATGAATAGCCGCGAGTGGTTTTGTTTGGCCCTGCGGGTGATGGGCGTGTGGCAGCTGTCGAGCGTCGTGCCGTACCTGGCGATGCTGGTTGCGTCGCTGGCGAGCGGGGGGAATACGCCGTTTGAGTTCTTCATTGTCCTGCTGTGGGTAGTCGTCTACACCGGATTAGGACTGTTCCTGCTGCTGTTCGCTCCGGCGATCGCCGCCCGGTTCTATCCTGGTTCCGCTGCTGAGTCGCGGCCGACCGCCCAGGACCTGCCCGACCGGATGTTGGAGCTCGGGCTGCGGCTGCTCGGCGCGTACCTGTTGGTCCTGGCGGTGCACACGCTGCTGACGTACGTCGCCAATGCCATCGCCGTTGCGGCCTACTCGAACGTGTCGTGGCGGCAGCAGCTTGCCGCCTCGGGTCCGCGGGAGCTGATCTCGACCGCCGTCTACGTGACGCTCGGTTTGGTAGTCCTTGCCGGGCCCAAGCGGATCATCGCGGGGCTCGACCGGCTGCGTTACAACGCCGAGCGGGACGCGTACACGCCGCCACCGATCGCCGGCGCCGCTGCGGACGAGGACCAGGCATGAATCCCAAACAGTTCTCGCTGCGGCAGTTGCTGCTGCTCACGACCGCCCTGTGCCCGCTGCTTGCCCTGCCGGGCGGTCCGCTGGCGTTGTTCGTGGTGTTCTGCTGGGCGATCCTGGTCGGCGTCTTCGTGGCGGCGTTCACACTAGTATATGGACAGCTCTACGTCACGATTGCCGGCCGCCGCTGGGGCGAGGAGGCCGGACGACGGTCTGCTCACGCCACCGGGCCCTCGCAGCAAGAGCCTTAGGCGACTATGCAACCAATACCTCTGCCGGTCTACGTCGCGTTCCTCGTCTGTCTGCTGATCGGCGCCCTGTCGCTTGGTTCAGCAATTGAGTCGCTGTTGAAGTTTGGCGTGTCGGGCGGGGATGGCCTCGTTCGATTGCTGTGGGCAATGGCGCCGTTTGGCGTCGGGTATGGCCTGCGGCGGGGGTCTTGGATCGCACGTTGGCTGGTTGATCTGTGCGCAGGGCTGATCCTCGTTCCTGCGGTCGCCCTGCTACCGTGGATGCTGTTCGGATGGGAGGACTGGGAAGTAAATCTCCCCGGGGCCGCGTTGGGGGTGCTCGCGATTGGCTCGGCAATCTATCTCCTACGAGGCCTGCACACGCAGGCGGCCAACGATTGGTTTGACAAGAGAAGACGGGCCAGCGAACCCTACCGGTTTGGGATTAGGTCAATCTTGCTTGCGACCACGGTTCTCGCCATTGCGCTGTCTGGTGTGCAGTGGTCCGACGCGTCGTATGGGCCGCGAGAAATAGAAAGCCACACAGGCGCTACGAATGGCGGCGCCGTCTTCTCGTACACTTACGGAACGCGGAAAGACAGGACCGACGCTTCGAGGCGCCTGGTCGACTTTGTCGTCATCCAGCGCAGCACCAGTGGGTCGCTGAATTCGCGTGTGACCACGAGGTGGTCGAGCGACGATATCGACCACACCGGGACAGTGGAATTGCCGAACAGTGACGTGCTTTCGCTGCCAGGCGCGGTGAATCTGATCGAGATCCACGGTGACGACTATAAAACGTCCACGCAGAACGTCACGTGGCCGCAGCTCAAAGGCTATATGAACTCGAAACCAGAGATCCCATCGATCGCCGAACTCCTGGCGTTCAAGCCCGAGGCAGAAGCAGAAGACGAGTAACCGGCCGAAGCCGCTACTCCTTGGCCTCGTTCGCCGACTCGTTCGCATCGAACCGGACGGTTACCTGCAGGCCGATGCGTTTGGCGGCCTCGGCGAGCTTGGCCTCGTCGGTGGTGGTGATCGCGATCCGCACCTCGACGATCGACCGGTCCTTAGGGGCCAGCGGGTTGCGGGCGTCGAGGCCGGGGCTGCCGACCATCCGCGAGATGTGCTGCACCTCGCCCCGCAGGCCCTCGCTCAGCTGGCCGCTGAACGCCGGGCTGGTGATGGTCGCCCCCTGGCCGAGGGTGATCTCTTGGGCGTCGGCCTCGTAGACCTCGGCGATGCACTCGATCTCGCTAACATCGGCCAGGTCGATGACCGGCAACTGAGAGACCATCTCCCCCGGCTTGGTGAAAATCTTTAAGACGGTGTATCGCTGCGGCTCTGGCTGGGGCTCGTCGGGAGCGGCGGTGGGGGCGTCGCCCTCGGCGTGGCTGGTGTCGGCGCCGGGCGCCCACAGGACCGACTGGGCAAGCGACTGCTGAGCGACCGCGATCTCCGTGTCGATGGCGTCAAGCGTGCCGTTCTTCTTCAGGCTCTCGACGCTCACCTCGGCCGCTTCAACGCTCGATTGGGCGGCCTGCAGCGCGGCCTCGGCCGCTTCGCTCATCGGCGCGATCCGCTGGGCGGCCAGCTGGACCTCCGACTCGGCGCGGGCGACCCGGTTGCGCTGCTTGCGGACCTGGTGCTCGGTGACCAACTCGGGGTCCGACTCGCGGAGGTCCTCGATCGACTCGAGCTCGTCACGGGCGATGGCGGCGGCCTCTTCTAGGTTCTTGACCTGGGCAGACTGCAGCCGGGCCTCGGCCTGGTTTGCCTCGGCCTGTTTGACCTTGGCGCGGGCGCCGCGGAGCTGGGCCTGGGCGAGCAGCAGGTCAACCTGCTGCTTCTCTTCGGCGAGTCGGCGGCGGGTGCGGAGGGCCTCGAGCTGGGCGTGGCGGGCGTCGTAGCTCGCCAGGACCCCCAATCTGCCGTCGGCGGGGGTCAGCTCGTTCTCGGCCACCTGCGGGTCGAACGACTTGAGCTTGTCGCCAGGCGTGCCGGTGATGCTGATCACGCCACTGGTTGGCTGGAGCGTGCCCAAGGCGTAGACGCTGCGGGGGCCGAGCTCGGCGGACTTGCCCTGCTGTCGCGCGCCCTGGTCGCACCCGATCTGCATCGCGGCGAGCAGCAGGATCGCCGCGGCTGCCGAGGATCGGGGAGAGATACGCATTGCTGGGGCGGGCCAGGGAGTGTCGAGGGCATAGCGGGCGCGGACCGCCTCAGGCTTCTCATCGGCAGCTAGCGGCCCCAAGACCCGAGAATGAGCTGCCTACCGGGGCCTGTCAAGCAATCGAGGGGCCCGCTGGCCCGCAGAACCGGACCTGCCGCTACAACGCGTCGCCCGCACGGCCGCGTGGCCGGTTACTCGGCGTCCAGTTCGGCAAACTCGTCGGGCGGGTGGGGAGCGGGTTCCCCGCAAATGTCGCAGATGGCGTTCTGGGCGGCCCGCTGCTCCGACTCCTTTTTGCTGCGTCCCCAGGCGGGCGGGAAGCGGCGTTTGCCGACCTGGGCGGCCACTTTGAAGCACTTGCAGTGGTCGGGCCCCCGCTCTTCGATCAGCGAGTAGGTCGGGGTCACGCCGTGCTCGCGCTGGGCGAACTGCTGCAGCTGCGACTTGTAGTTGCCGCCGGTCTCGCCCGAGGCGGTCGACTCGATCTCGGGCGTCACATGGGTCAGGATAAACTCGGCGGCGGCGTC encodes:
- a CDS encoding VOC family protein, whose translation is MPSPTPSELIPYLSITDAAKAVAFYADVFGVAPYIQLNMPDGRVMHCEFRIGNARFFLSEELPEHGGTPSPTRLDATSVAIHLYVDDCDAMIETMKDNGSTVLMEPTDMFWGERFGRVRDPFGHEWGIATQLREMSPDEIQAAVKKMFEEMSE
- a CDS encoding FtsX-like permease family protein — translated: MLNQQLAWKNLLQNRVRTAVGMAGVGFAAMLMFMQLGFKGAIEKTATQIYDAVEFDLMLRSPAYLHLTEARDFPRARLHQAASLPQVRRARPFYIGLSVWQAPSESAYQPGDLQNVPGMGRSIITMGVEPADPPFSRPDLRAAAARLTSEEFVLVDSKSKQEYGPKDGKRFSEEDVGTVTALGAQTVRVIGLFELGTGMASNGACMASLDGYLRANPWQDREDITLGLLSLAEGADPLRVRDELQTLFAGEDVEVLTRDEVRAHEEERWMVQTPFGLIFTFLVVVAVLVGVAIVYQVLSNDIANLMSEYATLKAMGYSNRYLCTVILQQSVLLALVGFAPALLLCWQLYALVGGYAGIPMVMTPGIMLGVLGLSVGMCVASGVFALQKLFKADPAELF
- a CDS encoding ATP-binding cassette domain-containing protein, whose protein sequence is MITETDQSGLHTAYGQTGRPTVAVRELNHFFGSGELRKQALHQNNLEVWPGEIVIMTGPSGSGKTTLLTLIGTLRTVMEGSLVVLDKELLNASNTLITQLRLQMGFIFQAHNLFESLTAYENVNMAAELAGMDRKQADERIKYLLTRLGLGKHIHKKPKQLSGGQKQRVAIARGLVHGPRLVLADEPTAALDATSGREVVTLFQELTRQEDHPCTIIMVTHDNRILDVADRIVNMVDGRISSDVSVSEAEERCGFLRNITLFQTLTPSTMLQVADKMQVQESPAGETVIRQGDPGELFYLIRSGKADVVVRDAQGERTVANLGEGDYFGETALITDEPRNATIVTREDAVYYTLGKEDFRSVLDTSHTFEEELRRALFSRQ
- the devC gene encoding ABC transporter permease DevC translates to MYKTPLAWKNLMHDRRRLATAIAGIGFAVLLMFVQVGFQNALYDSQVRLVDALGGDLFITSRDRFAIAAETRFPVQRLLQARSLPGVTGAYPLYSELTTSVFKNFGSRASSKGHQIRSMAIELGTPVFQMDGLAESLPRLRGPFTAIVDRQSKPTKFAVPTDDDALLAEANVEVSDQRLNLVGTFELGTDFVNEGNLIMSTATFAKLFPHRVPGGDPLSVVDLGIVDLAEGANPEEARDALAAMLGEQVSVYTREGFREKEMKFWRSTTPIGAVFSAGKVIGFVVGVVICYQVIFSGISDHMPEFATLKAMGYQRSYFVGLIVVEAVWLAVFGFLPGAVLSTGLYHWLADQTGLLMQMTLSTLLFVFVITVIMCVASGLLAVRKLLTADPASLF